In Candidatus Cetobacterium colombiensis, the DNA window TGATCAGCAAATCTATAATAATAAGGATTTACTGATTCTATTATAGATTTTTCAAAGTCAACAGTTCCGTGTCCACCTTTTTTCCAAGCCTTCCAGCTCCATTTTCCTATACTATAAACACCATTATCATAAATTTTAGTTTTTGGATCCAATCCATTATTAAAAAACGAAAACGCTGAAAACGGCTTAAATACAGACCCTGGTGGATATTCTCCTGATATACTTTTATTTGTTAATGGTTTTCTAGGATCATTTGTTATCTCATTCCACTCTTCAGTGGAAATCTTTGAACTAAATGTTGTCAATGAATAAGTAGGATAACTTACCATCGTTAATACTTTTCCTGTTTGTGCTTCAATTGCGATTAAAGCTCCTGAGAGCTTTTCCTCTTCAAAAATTTTTTCCATATACTTTTGTAATCTCATATCTAAAGACAAATGAAGGTTGTAACCTGGAACTGGATCTTTACTTTTTTCTATTTTTTGAGCTTTATTTAAAGCATTAACTTCTATGTAGTCGTATCCTGGTTTTCCTTTCATTTGTGAATCATACACTTTTTCAATACCTGTTTTTCCAACTATATCTCTTGGTGAGTATCCTTCTTCTTTCAAAGCTTCATATTCTTTTTCTGTTATTTTCTTTACGTATCCTATTGTATGTGCTGCTAATGAATCATATATATATTTTCTTTTAGAATAGTTTTGAACTTCTAAATAAGGATAATCACCTATTTTTTCCATAAGCTTATGAGCTAAATTTAAATCTAAATCTTCGATTAGAATATTTTCTTTTGTATAAGGTACAATTTCTCCATATTTGATCCTTCTTTGTAAATAATCTTCAGTATAACCTGTAACTTTACTCATCTCTTGAAGTTGTTCTTCTGTAACAGTTCTTTGATTTAAATAAACTAGTCTATATCCTAAAGTATTTGTTACAATAAGTTCTCCATTAGAATCATATATATTTCCTCTTTCTGCATCAATTTTTCTTAATTTAACTC includes these proteins:
- the mrdA gene encoding penicillin-binding protein 2, whose protein sequence is MKKDLGIKLGKNFEFRGEIYKVFVFLVFILLGSRMAYLQILQKDKYNYLAQKNRVKLRKIDAERGNIYDSNGELIVTNTLGYRLVYLNQRTVTEEQLQEMSKVTGYTEDYLQRRIKYGEIVPYTKENILIEDLDLNLAHKLMEKIGDYPYLEVQNYSKRKYIYDSLAAHTIGYVKKITEKEYEALKEEGYSPRDIVGKTGIEKVYDSQMKGKPGYDYIEVNALNKAQKIEKSKDPVPGYNLHLSLDMRLQKYMEKIFEEEKLSGALIAIEAQTGKVLTMVSYPTYSLTTFSSKISTEEWNEITNDPRKPLTNKSISGEYPPGSVFKPFSAFSFFNNGLDPKTKIYDNGVYSIGKWSWKAWKKGGHGTVDFEKSIIESVNPYYYRFADQFGHEPIVDVAGNFGYGKLSKIDVFGERAGILPSEKWKRKRFKQGWFKGDTIILSIGQGYLLATPMQVAVSYMGLANRGKAYVPHVVDYLENGNDKIEVKPEILYETNYPSWYYDALNKALINTVEKNNGTTKSLRTPGLVIGAKSGSAQNSRFDETHALVAGYFPADKQPKIVFTVLLEGAGGGGSVAGGVAKKFVDKYLEYYNEEMK